One region of Sphingobacteriales bacterium genomic DNA includes:
- a CDS encoding oligopeptide transporter, OPT family has translation MIEKKFMPFVSSETRMAEFTFKSIALGVVMAVIMGAANAYLGLKAGMTIAATYTTAVIGMAVIKALKGTLLEENAARTVGSIGGNIATGAIFTLPAFFIAGIWVPFYSLKNYLIATVMLMVAGILGIMFVTILRRVLVEDAELPFPESIAASEIHKSGQSGAKNSKYLFAGMGLGAFISALVEFKFIAAGWQKLVNLSKGAVLLKSPGMNPAYFGVGYIIGPKLGSINFSGGLLAWGLLAPVIAYFIHKDDYQSVTDWTSEIILIWKNYVRYIAIGGMLTGAFYTLWKMRKSLAEGISRSFTYMKAGSLQTKDIQRTDKDINIRYTLLAIGVILIIMLFIFNYFTEKWIPAGIAAVVMIFLAFIFAAVSGYLVGIIGVSNNPTSGLTVSVLIVVAFLMIGLGMSGHAGIAAVLGVAAFTCTSVSVAGEMMQDLKAGHILGCTPWKMQLGDILGIIAASSVMFLILTLLHLGDIKQATSRDIEKLKSANISIIEYKGDMPRFKGKTFSLAEVEKMIPEYQNEILGSNAGFGGEKLPAPQASLMAVVGKSIIEGKTEIILILTGILFGLALILMQVRSPMLISVGMYLPIDTSFAIFIGGLMKGLLDRIVEKRKLSEDAKTSLNNTGILLASGLIAGEALLGLVFAGFAFAEVKIFHAFENPSFLVSTIVILILGYFLVRTPLNGIKLPENNKSENSV, from the coding sequence ATGATTGAAAAAAAGTTTATGCCCTTCGTTTCATCCGAAACAAGAATGGCTGAGTTTACGTTTAAATCCATTGCACTGGGAGTAGTAATGGCCGTTATCATGGGAGCTGCCAATGCATATCTTGGACTGAAAGCCGGGATGACCATCGCTGCTACTTATACCACAGCCGTGATTGGAATGGCTGTCATCAAGGCACTGAAGGGAACTTTGCTGGAAGAAAACGCTGCACGAACCGTTGGAAGCATTGGCGGTAACATTGCCACCGGTGCCATTTTTACCCTTCCTGCCTTTTTTATTGCAGGAATATGGGTGCCATTTTATTCCCTGAAAAACTACCTTATTGCCACTGTCATGCTGATGGTGGCCGGAATACTGGGCATTATGTTCGTAACCATTCTCAGGCGTGTTCTTGTCGAAGATGCTGAGCTTCCCTTTCCTGAATCCATTGCTGCTTCCGAAATTCATAAGTCGGGGCAAAGCGGGGCAAAAAACTCAAAATATCTGTTTGCCGGAATGGGATTAGGTGCATTTATCAGTGCGCTGGTTGAATTTAAGTTTATTGCTGCCGGATGGCAGAAACTTGTCAATCTTTCAAAAGGGGCTGTATTGCTGAAATCACCGGGAATGAATCCCGCCTATTTCGGAGTAGGCTACATTATCGGCCCGAAACTCGGGAGTATCAACTTCAGCGGAGGCCTGCTGGCATGGGGACTTCTTGCCCCTGTGATTGCCTATTTTATTCATAAAGATGATTATCAGTCGGTTACTGACTGGACTTCAGAAATTATACTCATCTGGAAAAACTATGTTCGTTACATTGCCATTGGAGGTATGCTGACCGGAGCTTTTTATACGTTGTGGAAAATGAGAAAAAGCCTTGCCGAAGGTATCAGCAGATCTTTTACTTATATGAAAGCAGGCTCCTTACAGACAAAAGACATTCAAAGAACCGACAAAGACATCAATATCCGCTACACCCTTCTCGCTATTGGCGTTATTCTTATTATCATGTTATTCATTTTCAATTACTTCACAGAAAAATGGATACCCGCTGGGATAGCTGCCGTTGTCATGATTTTTCTGGCATTCATTTTTGCAGCAGTGTCAGGATATCTGGTAGGTATCATCGGTGTCAGCAATAATCCGACAAGCGGATTGACAGTTTCCGTTTTAATTGTCGTTGCTTTTCTGATGATAGGACTGGGGATGAGTGGCCATGCTGGTATAGCTGCTGTCCTTGGAGTTGCTGCATTCACATGCACCAGCGTGTCGGTGGCCGGTGAAATGATGCAGGACCTGAAGGCAGGACATATTCTGGGATGCACACCATGGAAAATGCAACTTGGTGATATACTGGGAATCATTGCAGCCTCATCGGTCATGTTCCTGATACTTACATTGCTCCATCTTGGCGATATCAAGCAAGCCACCTCCCGCGATATTGAAAAACTCAAATCGGCCAATATTTCCATCATCGAATATAAAGGTGACATGCCCCGCTTTAAAGGTAAAACTTTCAGTCTTGCTGAAGTTGAAAAAATGATTCCTGAATATCAGAATGAGATACTTGGAAGTAATGCCGGATTTGGTGGTGAAAAATTGCCGGCACCTCAGGCAAGCCTTATGGCTGTGGTCGGAAAAAGCATCATTGAAGGTAAAACTGAAATCATCCTGATACTGACAGGAATTTTATTCGGGTTAGCACTGATTCTCATGCAGGTACGAAGCCCCATGCTTATCAGTGTTGGCATGTATCTGCCTATTGACACTTCTTTTGCCATTTTCATCGGAGGTCTGATGAAAGGACTGCTCGACAGGATTGTTGAAAAGCGGAAACTGAGCGAGGATGCCAAAACCTCATTGAACAATACAGGCATATTGTTAGCCTCAGGATTAATAGCAGGAGAAGCTTTACTGGGTTTGGTCTTTGCAGGGTTTGCCTTTGCAGAAGTTAAAATTTTCCATGCCTTTGAAAATCCTTCATTTCTGGTAAGTACGATAGTGATCTTAATATTGGGGTATTTTCTTGTAAGAACGCCCTTAAATGGAATAAAATTACCGGAGAATAATAAATCAGAAAACTCAGTATAA
- a CDS encoding calcium/sodium antiporter encodes MMNLILFALGLLVLILGADTLVNGATSLAKRLRVPDMVIGLTLVSIGTSLPELIVNINSSISGNTGITIGNIVGSNICNILLILGITSAFYPLPIKKNTAFIEIPFGFFISLILLILLNLGNYFNSFFGLSRLDGIIFLILMVAFLFYVAKVDSNELSPEASSEPDSHLKTIVFRLVRFTNTQSQYDRLMYIFRQYSWLKSLSLSGLGILLLYFGGELCVGGAVNFAKDLGLSQELIGFTIVAIGTSTPELLTSLAAARRGNVDIAVGNIVGSNVFNIIGILGISAVIHPIEMQGLSHINTDVIILIAVNVLFFIFAALSSRYILSKIEGIFFLIGYIAYTIFLINRG; translated from the coding sequence ATTATGAATCTGATATTATTTGCCCTTGGACTGCTGGTACTCATTCTGGGCGCTGATACACTTGTCAATGGAGCAACTTCACTGGCCAAGCGTCTGCGGGTACCCGATATGGTAATCGGACTGACACTCGTATCGATCGGAACCTCGCTGCCGGAATTGATAGTTAACATAAACTCCTCTATATCAGGGAATACAGGTATTACCATAGGAAACATTGTGGGCAGCAATATTTGTAATATCTTGTTAATCCTTGGAATTACTTCAGCATTTTATCCTCTCCCTATTAAAAAAAACACAGCCTTTATCGAAATACCTTTCGGATTTTTCATCTCTCTTATTTTACTTATTCTGCTCAATTTGGGCAATTATTTTAACAGTTTTTTCGGTTTAAGCCGACTTGATGGAATTATTTTTCTGATTTTAATGGTTGCTTTTCTGTTTTATGTGGCAAAAGTCGATTCCAATGAATTATCCCCTGAAGCCTCATCTGAACCCGACAGTCATTTAAAAACCATTGTTTTCAGACTGGTCAGATTTACCAACACTCAATCTCAATACGACCGCCTGATGTATATTTTCAGGCAGTATTCATGGCTTAAGTCATTAAGTCTGAGTGGCCTCGGGATATTGTTATTATATTTTGGCGGTGAACTTTGTGTCGGTGGAGCCGTCAATTTTGCAAAAGACCTTGGGCTGAGCCAGGAACTGATCGGATTTACGATAGTCGCTATCGGGACATCTACACCCGAACTATTGACTTCGCTGGCAGCTGCACGAAGAGGAAATGTGGATATTGCAGTCGGAAATATTGTAGGCTCCAATGTTTTCAATATCATTGGCATTCTCGGTATTTCAGCAGTTATCCACCCCATCGAAATGCAGGGACTGTCCCATATCAATACAGATGTCATCATTTTAATTGCTGTCAATGTGCTTTTTTTCATCTTTGCTGCATTGAGTTCCCGCTATATTCTCAGTAAAATTGAAGGTATCTTTTTTCTTATCGGATATATCGCATACACTATCTTTTTGATTAACAGAGGATAA